One genomic region from Spirulina subsalsa PCC 9445 encodes:
- a CDS encoding response regulator: MTNPKRVLVIDDDDGVREIIQICLEAAAGWEVVTAASGQEGLELAQTEQPDAILLDVMMPEMDGPTTFRKLCAIPEICNIPTILLTAKAKISEKEQFINLGVTGVITKPFEAQDLVDQICAILKWEN, from the coding sequence ATGACCAATCCAAAACGAGTTTTAGTGATTGATGATGATGATGGAGTGCGGGAGATTATCCAAATTTGTTTAGAAGCGGCCGCCGGGTGGGAAGTGGTGACGGCGGCTTCAGGTCAGGAGGGTTTAGAGTTAGCCCAAACCGAACAGCCTGATGCGATTCTGTTGGATGTGATGATGCCGGAAATGGACGGCCCGACGACGTTCCGCAAACTCTGTGCTATTCCTGAAATTTGCAATATTCCCACGATTCTCCTCACGGCGAAGGCTAAAATTAGTGAGAAGGAACAGTTTATTAATTTGGGTGTTACGGGGGTGATTACGAAGCCCTTTGAAGCTCAGGATTTAGTAGACCAGATTTGCGCCATTTTAAAATGGGAGAATTGA
- a CDS encoding DUF3082 domain-containing protein codes for MTNSSDEKTVTPLQCLWGALISGGLALLLYRLDSAIAHTFANKPLPTANTTALNLSVAVRTLVVGSITLVTCLFAIASLGLVALALQTAWQNQQNPDQR; via the coding sequence ATGACTAACTCATCGGACGAAAAAACGGTTACGCCGTTACAGTGCCTGTGGGGGGCGCTGATCTCGGGGGGCTTGGCTTTGCTGTTGTATCGGTTGGATAGTGCGATCGCCCATACCTTCGCCAACAAACCCCTCCCCACCGCCAACACCACCGCCCTCAACCTTTCAGTAGCCGTGCGTACCTTAGTGGTGGGGAGTATTACCCTCGTGACTTGTTTATTTGCGATCGCCTCCCTCGGATTAGTCGCCCTCGCCCTCCAAACTGCTTGGCAAAACCAACAAAACCCGGATCAGAGATAA